The following nucleotide sequence is from Acidobacteriota bacterium.
GTTCCCTCGCGCGGCAAGTACGGCTTCGGCATCGGCACTCCCTACGTAATCGACGGAGGAATCACGCGTCAGGACCTGGATACGCTGGCTCCCCAGCGCCCCGTCTCGGTTAGTGGCGAGGGTGTCGAGCTAATGAACACGGCCGCGCGCAACGCATTGCTGGACCTGTTCCGGCTGGATCACACCGATGAGGCCGAATACTACACCATGATCGGTTCCGGCGGCGACACTCCATCGAATGTCTCTACCGGCGAAGGCTTCACAGAACAGTTTTGGGCATCCCGCGTTCCTATGATGGCCGACGGTCTCGAAGATGGATTGAAGCATTTCGCGGCGCTGGGCTGGACGGGATTCAGCTCGCATATTATCGGCTTGCGCATCTATGACGCCTATTTAAAGCTGGCGCGCGAAGGACGTATGCCGGTACGCTTTGGCTACGCCGACCGCAACTGCCAGATCATGGTGGTGGATATTCCGGCATGCTTCTCCCGCAAGCAAGACATCGCCGGAGTGGGCGACAAATATTTCTGGAACGTCGGCGTTACTCTCGGCGCGCTCGATCATGACGCCCCAACCATCTGCCACACCATGGAGGCCAGTCCCAAAATTAATGCCTTGCAGAAGTGCTATGCGGAGCCGGGCGGACCTTACAACGAAGCCATCTACACGGCCATCCGCCAGCGCCTGCGCTACGTGGTGAACCATGTGATGGGCGACAAGAGCATGGACCAGTTCATGGACATCATCGAGCGGGCGATGAAGGACGATCCAGGCATCACGCTCGAACATATCCGTTCGCTACGCCTGAGCGCGGACCACTGTGGATGGTACCCGCGCCTCGATCAGATTCCGCGCCTGGCAAAGTTCAACGTTCAACTCAGTTGCGGTCCCAAGGAGATTGACGATCAAGGAGCCTTCATCCCTAAAATTTTCGGGGAGAAATATGCGAATCGAATTGGGCCCATGCAGAGCGTGTTCAAAGGAGGCGTGATTGTCTCGGTGGAAGAGACGCAGGCGGATGGTCTGGAAAATCCCGCGCCGACCACCTTCGCGCGCGTGTACCCATATATTACTCGCAAGCGGTCCGATGGCGTTTCCATCGCGCCGGAGGAGGCCATCAACCGAATCCAATTGATGAAGATGATGACCTCGAATCCATCGCTATTTATGATGAAAGAGAAAGAAATTGGGACACTGGAAAAGGGCAAGCTGGCGGATTTCGTGGTTCTCAGCAAGGACTACTTCTCCATTCCAGAGGCGGACATTCCAACCGTCTATCCATTGATGACCGTAGTGGGCGGCAAGATGATCGTGCTGCGCGACGAGCTGGCGCGAGACATCGGCCTAACCGCCGTGGGACCGCAACTCAACTTCATCTCCAAGGCTCCAGGAAGGGAAGACCGCGACGATTGGATTCCCAGCGCGGAGTATTTTACGGAGCAGTAGTGTAGAGTCCATCACATGTTGAGCGGGGCGCGGCTGCAAGTGTTACCGCGCCCCTTTTTCAATCAGGAGACACTCCCATGAAGATGTTTCAGGCATGGGTTATGCTGGCCCTGCTATGGTGGCCCCTAACCGGAGCGTGGGCTCAGGAAGAGCTTTGGAAGCAGCAAATGAGCGCTGCTTCCGATGCCCTCCAGAAAAACGACATGCGCGAAGCCATGCTCGCTTTTCGCGCCGCCATCCGGGAAGCGGAAAAGTTGGGGCTGGAAGACTCGCGTCTGGCCAGCACTTTGGCGCTGGCCGCCACCTTCCTGATTTCGCAGCAACAGTTTGCCGAGGCGGAATCGTTCCTTCAACAATCCCTGTCGATCCGCGAAAAAAGTTTAGGGTTGGATCATCCTGAGGTGGCCGCCACGTTGGATCGTATCGCGAGCTTCTACGAAGGTCAGGGAAGTCGCGCTCCGGCCGAAACTGCGCTACTCCGATCGCTCAAAATTCGTGAACAACAGTTTGGCGGAGAGCATCGCGAAGTGGATGCCAGTATCAATCGGCTGGCTATAATGTATGACGCGCAAGGCCGCTACGACGAAGCCGAACCACTACTGAAACGTTCCCTTGCGATTCGCGAAAAGCTTCTGGGACTGGATGATCCTTTGGTGGCCGCGACCATGAACAACCTCGGCGTGGTGTATCACAACAAGGCCAATCTGGCTGAGGCCGATTCGTTCATCCGTCGCGCCTTGCAAATTCGAGAGAAGCATTTCGGCGAGCGGCATATGGAAACGGACAACAGTATTAGCAGCCTGGCTGGCGTCTACAGCGATCAGGGCCGCTACGCGGAAGCGGAAAAGTTACTGACACGGTCCATGATCATCCGCGAAAATTCCTTGGGCGTGAAGAATCCCATGGACCCGATGATCGCCGCGGGTTTGAAAGAACTGGCCGCGGTGCGCATGGCGTTGGGAAAATTCCCCGAAAGCCAAGGCCCGCTGGAACGCGCCTTGATTATCGAGGAGAAGCTTCTCAGTAAGGAGCATCCGCTTTTGGCGGTGACCTTAACCGACCTGGCTCGCGTGCACCAAAATCAGAAGCACTACGCAGACGCTGAAAAATCACTGAAGCGCGCCCTGGCGATCCAGGAAGCGACTTCAGGGCCAGAGCACTTGAGCGTCACCGCCACGCTCAACTCGTTGTCGGAGGTGTTCGCGAGC
It contains:
- a CDS encoding tetratricopeptide repeat protein, with the protein product MKMFQAWVMLALLWWPLTGAWAQEELWKQQMSAASDALQKNDMREAMLAFRAAIREAEKLGLEDSRLASTLALAATFLISQQQFAEAESFLQQSLSIREKSLGLDHPEVAATLDRIASFYEGQGSRAPAETALLRSLKIREQQFGGEHREVDASINRLAIMYDAQGRYDEAEPLLKRSLAIREKLLGLDDPLVAATMNNLGVVYHNKANLAEADSFIRRALQIREKHFGERHMETDNSISSLAGVYSDQGRYAEAEKLLTRSMIIRENSLGVKNPMDPMIAAGLKELAAVRMALGKFPESQGPLERALIIEEKLLSKEHPLLAVTLTDLARVHQNQKHYADAEKSLKRALAIQEATSGPEHLSVTATLNSLSEVFASQGLYGSADPLLKRSQAILEKSGPEGQLNLAATLDLRGKLYSAQKKYKDAEPFFKRSLEVAEKTLGANHPFLAEILMHYGDLLRKTSRAGEAASFETRAASLRTTQQTR